The Nonlabens sp. Hel1_33_55 genome contains the following window.
TCTGGGAACTTACCAGAGCACGATTACCATGGTTGGTTTTGGGACTTTTTGGTGGTATAGGCGCCGCATTTATCATGGGCCTTTTTGAGCCACTAATGGAACAGCATGCCATTCTATTCCTCTTCACGCCTTTAATTGCGGCCATGGCAGGAAATGTAGGTGTACAATCCAGCGCGATTATTGTGCAGGGAATTGCTAATGATGATTTGAAGGGAAGTATTGGGAATCGCTTGATTAAAGAAGTGTTACTTGCAATGCTCAACGGTTTGATTCTGGGTATTTTACTTTATGGATATACTTATTTTACTAAAGGTGACTTATTGGTTTCCGCTGCTATTTCTACGGCCTTGTTTGTTGTGATTATTGTGGCTGGTTTGATAGGCACATCAGTTCCTATTATCCTTCATAAACGCGGTATCGACCCGGCACTCGCCACTGGTCCATTTATCACAACCAGCAATGATATTTGCGGGATCTTGATTTATTTTATGCTCGCAAAAGTGATTATAGGTATTTAGTGTGATGGTCTCGCTTTCGCGAAAGCGAACTCATTTTAACGCTCTTTTTTAAGAATTAGATTTTGGAAACTTATTAAATTCCTAACAGGCTGTTTCTAAATTTCCAACCGAAGATTTCAGGTAACTTTAATCAAAGGAGTTCGACATAAAGGTCTAATTGTAAATAAACGTCAACGCTGCTCCTATTCTGGTTTGAAAACCTAATTCCCATTATCTTCACTACATGAAAGCTGCCACGGCAAAACAAATACGCGATGAACTGAAGGACCGCACAGAAACCGAACTGCGCGAGATTGTCCTGAGGCTTTCCCGTTTCAAAAAGGAAAATAAGGAACTGTTATCCTACTTGCTTTTTGAGGCGCATCATGAAGAGGATTATATCCAGACCATCAAATCTCACATTGACGAGAAACTGCTGGAGATCAATACCAGCAATGGCTATTATGCTAAAAAAGCGATACGTCGCATCCTTAAAGAGACTAAGAAATTCATTAGGTATTCAGGTAATAAAGAAACCGAAGTAGCGATATTGATTCATTTCTGCAAAAGTCTACAGGAAACACATCCTAAATTGATGAGCAACAAAATTGTACGGGATATTGTCAAGAGACAGATCGTCCTCATAAAGGTGCGTATCTCCACGCTTCATGAAGATCTACAATACGATTACCAGCGCGAACTCAATGATGTAGATTATTGATTAAAATGAACTTTATGAAAATTCTCCATTTAGACAGCAATCATGATATTCTTGAAGAAAAGCTATCGGCTTCAGGTTTTGATAATCACCATGATTACACATCTAGGAAAAGCGACATAGAAAAAGTAATTTCTAATTATGACGGGCTTGTGGTACGTAGTAGATTCCCAATCGATCAAGAATTTTTATCCAAGGCTACTCATCTCAAATGTATAGGTCGTGTAGGCGCTGGACTAGAGAACATAGATTTAGAAGCTGCGCAGGAATTGGGTATTGCCTGTTTCAACGCTCCTGAAGGTAATCGCAACGCGGTAGGTGAACATGCACTTGGGATGTTATTATCTCTTTTCAACAAGTTAAATAAAGCAGATAGTGAGGTGCGACAAGGAATCTGGGATCGTGAAGGCAATCGTGGTCTTGAACTTGACGGTAAAACGGTTGGTATCATAGGATATGGTAACATGGGAAAAGCCTTTGCAAAAAAATTGAGAGGCTTCGATTGTACCGTTTTATGCCATGATATAAAAAAGAATGTAGGCGATGAAAATGCGACCCAAGTCTCATTAGAAGAGTTACAAACAAAAGCTGATGTCTTGAGCTTGCACACACCACAAACTCCTGACACCATAGCTATGGTAAATGAAAGTTTTATAGCTGCGTTCAAAAAACCTTTTTACCTGATAAATACAGCTAGAGGATCTGCCGTGGTGACTGCAGATCTTGTCGCAGCCATGCAAAGTGGTAAAGTGTTGGGTGCTGGACTTGATGTTTTGGAATATGAGAAAAGTTCGTTTGAATCACTCTTTCGCGAAAGCGATATGCCAGAAGCTCTCAAAAAACTGATGCAGATGGATAACGTCATATTAAGCCCTCATGTGGGTGGTTGGACGGTTGAGTCCAAGTATAAACTTGCTGAAGTCATTGCAGATAAAATGATCAAACATTTGAAATCATGAAAAAAGTTACGGGAATAGGCGGCATATTTTTTAAGTGCAATGATGTAGAGGCAACTAAAGAATGGTATCAAAAGCATCTGGGAATTAAGCATGATGAATACGGTCATACGTTCTGGAACCGCGACGTCGATCTACCCGATAATAAAATGAGCCAGCAATGGAGTCCTTTCAAAAAAGAAACCGATTATTTCGATCCTTCAAAACAGGAGTTCATGATCAACTATAGGGTTGAAAACCTAGATCAATTAATCGCCGAACTTAAATCAAGTGGAGTCCAATTAATTGGAGAGGCGCAAGAATTTGACTACGGCAAATTTGCATGGATTCTTGATGCAGATGGTAGGAAAGTCGAATTATGGGAACCAGCTAACGAATCGTTATTTGAAAAATAGTGTACTTTTATTTCAACCAATTAAAAATCAAATAACATGAGTACAGAAGGTTACGATAGCACAAAACGTAATGACGGTTTTGACGAAGCAAAACAATCTGCAAAAGAAGCAGCTAGTGATTTCCAGCGTGGCGTCAATGACATGGTCAACAGCCAGGAAAACAAAAAAGTACTAGCCGGATTACTGGCTATTTTCCTGGGATATTTTGGTATACACAAGTTCATATTGGGTTACACTCAAGCTGGGATTATTCAATTGGTTTTCAGTGTAGTGACTTGTGGTGTAGGAAGTATTATTGGTATCATAGAAGGCATTATTTACCTCACAAAATCTGATGAAGAATTTTATCAAACTTATCAAGTAGGAAGAAAACCTTGGTTTTAAAAAAGTAGAAAACAAATTTTAAAAGTCGCTTACTGGGCGACTTTTTTATTTGTCAAGATTATAATTCAAAGGCAGCATACCGCCTACTCCCAATTGCGGCAGGTAACCTGATGTCATCATCTCTCTAGGAGATAAGTTATTTCCAAATGAATCCATGAAAATATAGTTACTAGATAAGAATAGATCTGTTTGATGATTATCACGATCCACTATAGAATATTTAAGATTTCTAAAGGTCAATCTGTAAACACCATTCTCTACGGTGCTTCTATAATGATCTGCAGGATTGACCTTAAAGCCTTTATGAAATAGATCAAATTTATTTTCAGTCAGTGTTTTATTGATGAAGGATCTGTAGAGTAAGAGTTGGGATATTTTGAACGCTTTTTCTCTGCGCCTGATCCTTCTGCGTTCGTTTGGTTTATCGCTTTCCAGTTCTTGGTAAAAAGATGTTCCAGACACAAATGAGTTTTCTGCTAGATAGTTTTCTCTCGCATGCTCTACTTCAAAAACGCGTTCGATGCCAACAGTTGGTTTGAAAAACTTAAAGTTGATCTCAAATTCAACCAAGTCATATTTGATTTTATATCCTAGGTATTTATTTACAATGATGATGGGGTTGCGACTGGTCGCAGTCATTTGTTTGGAATCTGTATTGAAGCGCAATCGTATATCGTCTAAATTCAGAATCTCACA
Protein-coding sequences here:
- a CDS encoding VOC family protein: MKKVTGIGGIFFKCNDVEATKEWYQKHLGIKHDEYGHTFWNRDVDLPDNKMSQQWSPFKKETDYFDPSKQEFMINYRVENLDQLIAELKSSGVQLIGEAQEFDYGKFAWILDADGRKVELWEPANESLFEK
- a CDS encoding TM2 domain-containing protein, with the translated sequence MSTEGYDSTKRNDGFDEAKQSAKEAASDFQRGVNDMVNSQENKKVLAGLLAIFLGYFGIHKFILGYTQAGIIQLVFSVVTCGVGSIIGIIEGIIYLTKSDEEFYQTYQVGRKPWF
- a CDS encoding 2-hydroxyacid dehydrogenase, with product MKILHLDSNHDILEEKLSASGFDNHHDYTSRKSDIEKVISNYDGLVVRSRFPIDQEFLSKATHLKCIGRVGAGLENIDLEAAQELGIACFNAPEGNRNAVGEHALGMLLSLFNKLNKADSEVRQGIWDREGNRGLELDGKTVGIIGYGNMGKAFAKKLRGFDCTVLCHDIKKNVGDENATQVSLEELQTKADVLSLHTPQTPDTIAMVNESFIAAFKKPFYLINTARGSAVVTADLVAAMQSGKVLGAGLDVLEYEKSSFESLFRESDMPEALKKLMQMDNVILSPHVGGWTVESKYKLAEVIADKMIKHLKS
- a CDS encoding carboxypeptidase-like regulatory domain-containing protein — its product is MMPLLRSKIISNFLWVAGFLLFGVSSAYSQQQLIEGTIIDAATKEPLMGVGVYLSGTSTGVVSGPDGEYSIKYDVEMKAPLVFAYLGYEKRTFENPLQVDLKLVQLQQQENELDAVVINPDPWDRETKERLFLDYFIGIRSLENCEILNLDDIRLRFNTDSKQMTATSRNPIIIVNKYLGYKIKYDLVEFEINFKFFKPTVGIERVFEVEHARENYLAENSFVSGTSFYQELESDKPNERRRIRRREKAFKISQLLLYRSFINKTLTENKFDLFHKGFKVNPADHYRSTVENGVYRLTFRNLKYSIVDRDNHQTDLFLSSNYIFMDSFGNNLSPREMMTSGYLPQLGVGGMLPLNYNLDK